The following coding sequences lie in one Mercenaria mercenaria strain notata chromosome 5, MADL_Memer_1, whole genome shotgun sequence genomic window:
- the LOC123558019 gene encoding phosphatidylinositol 3,4,5-trisphosphate 3-phosphatase TPTE2-like yields the protein MDEEKTNNRDLSDSKAGDKNETRRELEQEEANKKTEMTNGGGKVEEENVEDDLQNDVANRSSSPLVTDEVDNERYGDLTKYNDEQSTKDHVKVYIEMDNADDDDVSVTGSYIERMYPNMGLIDDEHELSKPRTTPESRLHRAQLLVKTVVEHMAFRIFTILLIIVEFVLVIIDLSMNSDGHIKHLDLASQIIIGYFVLELIARIFYKGELFFHSWMDILDMIVVIATFVIDLVLSNTSVPRLGVIGRGIRILRIVRGIYLISQQRKHLAVATRKIVSQNKRRYVKDGFDLDLCYITERVIAMSFPSSGVQSMYRNNIREVSKFFEAKHKGHYKLYNACSERDYDTSYFDDRVERIYIDDHNVPALREMLRFCESMHEFLSEDPENVVAIHCKGGKGRTGTLICTWLVECGQFEEAQDSLDYFGDRRTDLDHGKTFQGVETPSQSRYVGYFGTVRGKLNGVLPKERFIRITSVRIHAIKGVGLGNGRDFKMEVWCHKKCVYRVKFYKGENTTLIHNVTEDYIEVKLQNCPPLSEDVKVRFLSKTTNIPKVYDNCAFYFWFHTAFEEKSLYLPRDEIDNPHKKKAQKVFRENFSVQLTFENFKAKGPKIIIS from the exons ATGGATGAAGAAAAGACAAACAATAGAGATTTATCAGATAGTAAAGCAGGAGACAAAAATGAAACACGCAGAGAATTGGAGCAAGAAGAGGCAAACAAAAAAACTGAGATGACAAATGGAGGTGGTAAAGTTGAAGAGGAAAATGTTGAAGATGACTTGCAGAATGATGTGGCAAACAGATCTAGTTCTCCACTTGTAACTGATGAAGTAGATAATGAAAGATATGGTGACCTCACTAAATATAACGATGAACAGTCAACGAAGGATCACGTTAAAG TGTATATAGAGATGGataatgctgatgatgatgacgtATCTGTGACAGGAAGTTATATAGAGCGAATGTATCCTAACATGGGACTGATAGACGATGAACATGAGCTCTCTAAACCAAGAACGACACCTGAGAGCAGACTACA tcgAGCACAGCTTCTTGTGAAAACAGTGGTAGAGCACATGGCATTCCGTATATTCACCATTTTGTTGATCATTGTTGAATTTGTGTTAGTGATCATAGATCTTTCAATGAACAGTGACGGTCATATTAAACATCTAGATCTAGCTTCTCAAATCATCATCGGTTACTTCGTCCTTGAACTTATAGCTAGAATCTTCTATAAAGG GGAGTTATTCTTTCACTCGTGGATGGATATACTTGATATGATAGTTGTCATAGCAACCTTTGTCATTGACCTTGTCTTAAGTAACACCTCTGTACCAAG GTTAGGGGTGATTGGTCGAGGTATTAGAATTCTCCGTATTGTTCGAGGCATTTACTTGATATCTCAACAGAGGAAACATTTAGCTGTAGCAACTCGTAAAATAGTGTCTCAGAATAAACGTAGATATGTCAAAGATGGCTTTGACCTTGATCTCTGTTACATCACAG AGAGAGTGATAGCAATGTCATTCCCTTCTTCCGGTGTTCAGTCAATGTATAGAAATAATATCAGG GAAGTGTCCAAGTTCTTTGAAGCAAAACACAAAGGGCATTATAAACTTTACAATGCATGTA gTGAACGTGACTATGATACTTCCTATTTTGATGATAGAGTAGAGAGAATATATATTGATGATCACAATGTCCCAGCTCTGAG GGAGATGTTGAGATTTTGTGAGAGTATGCACGAGTTTCTATCGGAGGACCCGGAAAATGTTGTAGCCATTCACTGTAAAGGTGGTAAGGGCCGCACAGGTACCTTGATCTGTACGTGGCTTGTCGAGTGTGGGCAGTTTGAAGAAGCTCAG GACAGTTTAGATTATTTTGGAGATAGACGTACAGATCTGGACCATGGTAAAACATTCCAGGGAGTGGAGACACCTAGTCAG AGTCGTTATGTAGGATATTTTGGTACAGTCAGGGGTAAACTGAATGGCGTTCTTCCAAAAGAGAGGTTTATCAGAATAACAAGTGTACGCATTCATGCAATAAAAG GTGTTGGTCTTGGAAATGGGCGAGATTTTAAGATGGAAGTATGGTGCCACAAGAAATGTGTATATCGTGTAAAGTTTTACAAGGGAGAGAACACCACACTTATTCACAATGTCACAGAAGATTATATTGAAGTAAAGTTACAGAATTGTCCCCCTTTGTCGGAAGATGTTAAAGTCCGGTTCCTCTCAAAGACA ACAAACATTCCCAAAGTGTATGACAACTGTGCATTCTATTTCTGGTTCCATACTGCTTTTGAAGAGAAAAG CCTGTATCTACCCAGGGATGAAATCGACAACCCCCATAAAAAGAAAGCTCAAAAAGTGTTCCGAGAAAATTTCTCTGTTCAACTGACGTTTGAAAACTTTAAAGCAAAAGGGCCAAAGATCATTATCAGCTGA